From Nicotiana tabacum cultivar K326 chromosome 22, ASM71507v2, whole genome shotgun sequence, one genomic window encodes:
- the LOC107771840 gene encoding putative beta-1,4-xylosyltransferase IRX9H has product MASIRRALSPVPRPGNRINGEACSVASPLSKSSSCNQSYTPAAGVLHSFFGSLDYAFYKVRTFVVGVLSRRSSRTLERSKLKGQIWRKALLQFFMCFVLGVFIGLTPFVSLNLSANIMSKHKAFSFEVFHSYENGRLFDDLSRNMASSVNSSAFLDNSTSTTNKLYSELKAEIAVNASVNQSLDQDLTASRKLLIIVTPTEVRSFQPYNLNRLSHTLRLVPPPLLWIVVEMDFQSTETANILRRTRVMYRHLVCKKNSTIVKDKSVNLRNVALNHIETHHLDGIVYFADDSNIYSIDVFEQMRQISQFGTWVVARLSENNRKVILQGPICNGSQVIGWHTDGTAKRFQRFYAEISGFAFNSTVLWDPKRWSRPTLEPIRQLDIVKGGFQVSAFIEQVVEDESQMEGFPTHCSRIMVWQFNTEPLVRSYRGTITASV; this is encoded by the exons ATGGCTTCAATAAGAAGAGCATTGTCCCCAGTACCTCGCCCGGGGAATAGAATTAATGGGGAAGCATGTTCTGTTGCGTCGCCATTGTCCAAGTCATCGTCGTGTAATCAAAGTTATACACCGGCTGCAGGGGTTTTGCATTCCTTTTTTGGTTCATTGGATTATGCATTCTATAAAGTTCGGACATTTGTAGTTGGTGTTTTGTCGCGAAGATCATCTAGGACATTAGAGAGGTCAAAGCTAAAGGGCCAAATTTGGAGGAAAGCACTTCTCCAATTTTTTATGTGCTTTGTTCTTGGAGTTTTTATTGGCCTCACTCCATTTGTTTCTCTGAATTTGTCAGCAAATATAATGTCGAAACATAAAGCTTTCTCCTTTGAGGTGTTCCACTCTTACGAAAATGGCCGCTTATTTGATGATTTGTCTAGGAATATGGCATCATCTGTAAACAGCTCGGCTTTCCTTGATAATTCTACGTCAACGACTAATAAATTATACAGTGAATTGAAAGCTGAAATTGCCGTCAATGCGTCTGTTAACCAATCACTTGATCAAGATTTGACGGCGTCAAGAAAACTTTTGATCATTGTAACGCCAACAGAAGTTCGGTCATTTCAACCTTACAATCTAAACCGTTTATCCCACACGTTAAGATTAGTCCCACCTCCTTTGTTGTGGATAGTTGTGGAGATGGACTTTCAGTCAACGGAGACAGCTAATATATTGAGGAGAACCAGAGTTATGTACAGGCATCTCGTATGCAAGAAGAACTCCACCATAGTGAAGGATAAAAGTGTGAACCTAAGGAATGTGGCACTAAACCACATTGAAACACACCATCTTGATGGGATTGTTTACTTCGCAGATGATTCCAACATATACTCAATTGATGTCTTTGAACAAATGCGGCAGATCAG CCAGTTCGGGACATGGGTTGTGGCAAGACTATCTGAAAATAATAGGAAAGTTATCTTGCAGGGTCCAATCTGTAATGGCTCTCAGGTTATAGGTTGGCATACAGATGGAACGGCAAAAAGATTCCAGAGATTCTACGCTGAAATATCAGGATTTGCATTCAATAGTACAGTACTTTGGGATCCAAAGAGGTGGAGTCGGCCAACACTAGAGCCCATTAGGCAGCTCGATATAGTTAAAGGTGGCTTCCAA GTGAGCGCATTTATTGAACAAGTTGTGGAAGATGAAAGCCAAATGGAAGGCTTTCCGACGCACTGCTCAAGAATCATGGTTTGGCAATTCAACACAGAGCCATTGGTAAGGAGTTACAGGGGCACTATTACTGCAAGTGTGTGA